A single genomic interval of Zobellia nedashkovskayae harbors:
- a CDS encoding response regulator transcription factor yields MKEILIIEDDPEIIKLLEIHLTDLIYKTSKAMDGAEGLLMALNHDYDLILLDLTLPSMDGVEICKKLRAEKNTPVIMLTAKSEEIDRVLGLEIGADDYITKPFSIRELLARIKAVMRRTDVQQVKAENTATIACEGLFIDIDKRKVLLNDTKIELSPKEFELLVLMASNPGRNYSRTELLNMIWGYNFEGYEHTVNSHINRLRAKIESDMANPTFILTTWGVGYKFNEDISL; encoded by the coding sequence ATGAAAGAAATATTGATTATAGAAGATGATCCAGAAATCATCAAACTCTTAGAGATTCACCTTACCGATCTTATTTATAAGACTTCTAAGGCAATGGATGGCGCCGAAGGTTTACTCATGGCCCTTAACCATGATTACGACCTTATACTTTTAGATTTAACACTCCCAAGTATGGATGGAGTGGAAATCTGCAAAAAGTTAAGAGCCGAAAAAAACACGCCAGTTATCATGCTAACAGCTAAATCTGAAGAGATTGATCGTGTGCTTGGACTAGAAATAGGTGCGGATGATTACATCACAAAGCCCTTTAGTATTCGCGAGTTATTGGCGCGTATTAAAGCTGTAATGCGTCGTACAGATGTACAACAAGTCAAAGCGGAAAATACGGCTACGATTGCTTGTGAGGGACTTTTTATTGATATTGACAAAAGAAAGGTGCTACTAAACGATACCAAAATTGAGCTTTCCCCAAAGGAATTTGAGCTTTTGGTTTTAATGGCCTCTAACCCTGGACGCAACTACTCAAGAACAGAACTCCTAAACATGATATGGGGGTATAATTTTGAGGGTTACGAACATACCGTTAACTCTCACATTAACCGTTTACGCGCTAAAATTGAATCTGACATGGCCAACCCTACCTTTATTCTCACCACTTGGGGTGTTGGTTATAAGTTTAATGAAGATATCTCACTATGA
- a CDS encoding T9SS type A sorting domain-containing protein produces the protein MERKLLFKLNANNRPRALSWSVLLLTLVTLLVSTKISANDIIEGSDGGEISGESFEFCVGDNYPDHVSGVAVTGNSGENSQWVVTDETGKILGLPPSPEAVNFDGAGAGTCFIWHLSYTNGLEGLEGGMNVSGLKGDYDFSNSVKVYRNQPDAGILTGGPFEFYVDGTPDMVSGIAITGERSGKNSTFVITDEDGNILGIPPSLAAVEGVDFDGAGAGTCLIWHLRYEDGLEGAEMGLNANDLVGCYDLSNPIEVVRKEKMMVEAGELSGGPFYFCIDGTEDMVSGISMGGEPMGTNSSFVITDDTGKILGLPPTLEAVEGVNFDGAGAGTCLIWYLRYEDGLEGAEMGLNANDLQGNFDLSNPIMVVRNQPDAGILTGGPFEFYVDGTPDMVSGIAITGERSGKNSTFVITDEDGNILGIPPSLAAVEGVDFDGAGAGTCLIWHLRYEDGLEGAEMGLNANDLVGCYDLSNPIEVVRKEKMMVEAGELSGGPFYFCIDGTEDMVSGISMGGEPMGTNSSFVITDDTGKILGLPPTLEAVEGVNFDGAGAGTCLIWYLRYEDGLEGAEMGLNANDLKGDFDLSNPIMVVRTKTDAGILTGGPFEFYVDGTPDMVSGIAITGERSGKNSTFVITDEDGNILGIPPSLAAVEGVDFDGAGAGTCLIWHLRYEDGLEGAEMGLNANDLVGCYDLSNPIEVVRKEVPVIETVSKAYPIPALDVLNVSLPDFTSRSVDVFIFDTAGNPVYSGASQVEDKKIALNVQSVPGGLYLLRISQANGKTVTKKIVIK, from the coding sequence ATGGAAAGAAAACTACTTTTTAAATTGAATGCGAACAACAGACCACGAGCATTGTCTTGGTCTGTACTATTGCTGACTTTAGTCACACTCTTAGTGTCTACTAAAATTTCAGCAAATGATATAATTGAGGGTTCTGATGGAGGAGAAATCAGCGGAGAATCTTTTGAATTTTGTGTTGGGGATAATTATCCGGACCACGTTTCTGGGGTTGCCGTCACTGGAAATAGCGGTGAAAATTCACAGTGGGTAGTCACAGATGAAACGGGAAAAATATTAGGGCTTCCACCTAGTCCAGAAGCAGTTAATTTTGATGGAGCTGGAGCAGGTACTTGTTTTATATGGCATCTTAGTTATACCAATGGCTTGGAAGGTCTAGAAGGAGGTATGAATGTTTCCGGACTAAAAGGAGACTATGATTTTTCTAATTCCGTTAAGGTATATCGCAACCAACCAGATGCCGGTATTTTAACGGGTGGTCCTTTTGAATTTTATGTAGACGGAACTCCCGATATGGTCAGCGGAATAGCCATTACCGGTGAACGTTCGGGAAAGAACAGCACGTTCGTAATCACGGATGAGGATGGAAACATATTGGGAATTCCACCATCTTTGGCTGCGGTTGAAGGCGTTGATTTTGATGGAGCTGGAGCAGGCACTTGCTTGATCTGGCATTTGCGTTATGAAGACGGACTTGAAGGTGCGGAGATGGGGCTTAATGCCAATGACCTTGTTGGATGTTATGATTTGTCCAATCCTATAGAAGTAGTGCGCAAGGAGAAAATGATGGTGGAAGCCGGTGAACTTTCCGGAGGGCCTTTCTATTTCTGCATAGACGGTACGGAGGATATGGTATCCGGAATCAGTATGGGCGGGGAACCCATGGGAACCAATAGTTCTTTTGTAATTACGGACGATACCGGTAAAATATTAGGCCTTCCGCCAACATTGGAAGCTGTGGAAGGCGTAAACTTCGATGGAGCGGGAGCGGGCACTTGCCTGATCTGGTACCTTAGATATGAAGATGGACTAGAGGGTGCCGAAATGGGACTAAACGCGAACGACCTACAAGGAAATTTCGACCTATCCAATCCAATTATGGTAGTACGCAACCAACCAGATGCCGGTATTTTAACGGGTGGTCCTTTTGAATTTTATGTAGACGGAACTCCCGATATGGTCAGCGGAATAGCCATTACCGGTGAACGTTCGGGAAAGAACAGCACGTTCGTAATCACGGATGAGGATGGAAACATATTGGGAATTCCACCATCTTTGGCTGCGGTTGAAGGCGTTGATTTTGATGGAGCTGGAGCAGGCACTTGCTTGATCTGGCATTTGCGTTATGAAGACGGACTTGAAGGTGCGGAGATGGGGCTTAATGCCAATGACCTTGTTGGATGTTATGATTTGTCCAATCCTATAGAAGTAGTGCGCAAGGAGAAAATGATGGTGGAAGCCGGTGAACTTTCCGGAGGGCCTTTCTATTTCTGCATAGACGGTACGGAGGATATGGTATCCGGAATCAGTATGGGCGGGGAACCCATGGGAACAAATAGTTCTTTTGTTATTACGGACGATACTGGTAAAATATTGGGTCTTCCGCCAACATTGGAAGCTGTGGAAGGTGTAAACTTCGATGGAGCGGGAGCAGGCACTTGCCTGATCTGGTACCTGAGATATGAAGATGGTCTTGAAGGTGCCGAGATGGGACTAAACGCCAATGATTTAAAGGGTGATTTCGACTTGTCGAATCCAATCATGGTAGTACGCACAAAGACAGATGCCGGTATTTTAACAGGTGGTCCTTTTGAATTTTATGTAGATGGAACCCCCGATATGGTCAGTGGTATAGCCATTACCGGTGAACGTTCGGGAAAGAACAGTACGTTCGTAATCACGGATGAGGATGGAAACATATTGGGCATCCCACCATCTTTGGCTGCGGTTGAAGGCGTAGACTTTGATGGAGCTGGTGCAGGCACTTGCTTAATCTGGCACCTGCGTTATGAAGACGGACTTGAAGGTGCGGAGATGGGGCTTAATGCCAATGACCTTGTTGGATGTTATGATTTGTCCAATCCTATAGAAGTAGTGCGCAAGGAGGTTCCGGTAATAGAAACAGTATCAAAAGCTTATCCAATACCAGCTTTAGATGTGTTGAATGTTTCGTTGCCTGACTTTACATCTCGTAGTGTTGATGTTTTTATATTTGATACCGCAGGGAACCCAGTATATAGTGGTGCTAGTCAAGTTGAGGATAAGAAAATTGCTCTCAATGTGCAATCAGTGCCGGGAGGTTTATACCTTCTAAGAATTAGCCAGGCAAATGGTAAAACAGTTACAAAGAAGATTGTAATCAAATAA
- the truA gene encoding tRNA pseudouridine(38-40) synthase TruA: MQVERYCYLVRLQYLGFRYSGWQKQPGQKTVETMLSKTLKFILDGQKFKILGAGRTDAKVSALSMVFELFIEGEPLVDMEEFLQLFNDNLPPDIRVLAITETDSSFNIIQDAKVKEYVYLFSHGKKNHPFCAPFLANILNQLDVDLMQKGAELFEGTHNFKIYTARLQENTKTERTIISCELKENKLLKANFFPEKSYALHVSGKGFMRYQIRMIMGALIQLGKGELSLVDIQDSLKSESTMKLTYVAPGSGLLLYGLHFENQEI, encoded by the coding sequence ATGCAAGTTGAACGTTATTGTTATTTAGTACGCCTACAATATTTAGGCTTTCGTTATAGTGGATGGCAAAAACAACCTGGTCAAAAAACAGTAGAGACTATGTTGAGTAAAACCTTAAAGTTTATATTGGACGGTCAAAAGTTTAAAATTTTAGGTGCCGGCCGTACGGATGCCAAAGTATCTGCCTTATCCATGGTCTTTGAACTCTTTATAGAAGGAGAACCTTTAGTAGATATGGAGGAATTCCTACAACTTTTCAATGATAATCTTCCTCCGGATATTAGAGTTTTAGCCATAACAGAAACCGATAGTTCTTTTAACATCATTCAAGATGCAAAAGTAAAAGAATACGTTTATCTCTTTTCTCATGGCAAAAAAAACCATCCTTTTTGCGCACCTTTTTTAGCTAATATCTTAAATCAGTTAGATGTAGACCTAATGCAAAAGGGCGCAGAATTATTTGAGGGAACTCATAATTTCAAAATTTATACGGCCAGATTACAAGAGAACACAAAAACGGAGCGAACCATAATCTCGTGCGAACTAAAGGAAAACAAACTTTTGAAGGCGAATTTTTTTCCTGAAAAAAGTTATGCGCTGCATGTAAGCGGTAAAGGGTTCATGCGTTATCAGATACGAATGATTATGGGAGCTTTAATTCAACTAGGAAAAGGAGAGTTGTCTTTGGTTGATATTCAAGATTCTTTAAAGTCAGAAAGTACCATGAAACTTACCTACGTAGCGCCTGGTTCAGGTTTGCTTTTGTATGGTTTACATTTTGAAAATCAAGAAATCTAG
- the corA gene encoding magnesium/cobalt transporter CorA has product MSRRKRLGKLIPKKASKFQKKMGKAPGTITYMGQREGGASVVNILEYNEAILNEHIPGDIDAIAAHKEVPEISWIDIVGISDEVFIEKIGKRFGLNPLVLEDIVDTHQRPKIDEYEDYIFSVFKMLYINNEQEIVYEHVAIVLMGSSVLVFQEMDDDVFKGVRQRVKSKSGRIRTRGADYLFFALIDAIVDNYFVVLEHLNHKIESLEEVVYDNPTPEIAQEIQQIKKEVLRIRRWIFPVKELVSRLIDTENTLITKDTKVFLRDALDHSLEINESLQIYREMSMSLMEMYMSNMSNKMNEVMKVLTIMASIFIPLTFIAGVYGMNFDNMPELHTANGYYYVWALMIALFIGMMVYFKRKNWL; this is encoded by the coding sequence ATGTCTAGACGCAAAAGGTTGGGGAAATTGATTCCAAAGAAAGCTTCAAAATTTCAAAAGAAAATGGGCAAGGCTCCTGGTACCATAACTTATATGGGCCAGAGGGAAGGAGGTGCGAGCGTTGTTAATATTCTAGAATATAATGAAGCAATTCTTAATGAGCATATTCCTGGAGATATTGATGCTATTGCGGCACATAAAGAAGTGCCCGAAATTTCATGGATTGATATAGTTGGTATTAGCGATGAAGTTTTTATAGAAAAAATTGGAAAACGCTTTGGATTGAATCCTCTCGTTCTTGAAGATATAGTGGATACCCACCAACGGCCAAAAATTGATGAATACGAGGATTATATTTTCAGTGTTTTCAAGATGTTATACATTAATAATGAACAAGAAATCGTATACGAACATGTGGCAATCGTACTAATGGGTAGTAGTGTACTCGTTTTTCAAGAAATGGATGACGATGTCTTTAAAGGGGTAAGGCAACGGGTCAAAAGTAAATCCGGACGTATTAGAACTCGTGGTGCAGATTACTTGTTTTTTGCACTGATAGATGCTATTGTAGATAATTATTTCGTAGTTCTAGAACATTTAAACCACAAAATAGAGAGTTTAGAGGAAGTGGTTTATGATAATCCTACACCAGAAATTGCTCAGGAAATTCAGCAAATAAAGAAAGAAGTTTTAAGAATAAGACGTTGGATATTCCCCGTAAAAGAATTAGTTAGCCGTTTAATTGATACAGAAAACACATTGATTACCAAAGACACCAAAGTTTTTTTACGTGATGCATTAGATCACTCATTAGAAATTAATGAAAGCCTGCAGATTTACAGAGAAATGTCTATGAGCCTTATGGAAATGTACATGAGTAATATGAGTAATAAAATGAACGAAGTCATGAAAGTATTGACCATAATGGCCTCTATTTTTATACCGCTTACTTTTATTGCTGGTGTCTACGGAATGAACTTTGATAATATGCCAGAACTACATACAGCAAACGGGTACTATTACGTATGGGCATTGATGATTGCCCTTTTTATTGGTATGATGGTCTATTTTAAAAGAAAAAACTGGTTGTAA
- a CDS encoding alpha/beta hydrolase, which translates to MRRLKKWGLILVILYALITILAYNFQERLVFFPSKMPLNHTYDFCQDFEEMNLTTKDGAKLNAVHIKQDNAKGIIVYFHGNSGNISHLTHVANLFTRKGYESILVDYRTFGKSTGKMSEQALYDDAQLFYNYAKKQHAEDKIIIYGRSFGTGVATWLASENNPEKVVLESPFYSAVALGQYRFPFLPIDWLSNFRFPSNEFVKKVDCPIYIFHGKEDSVIPFESAEKLYKAIPGKNKEFFGVPKAGHNYLQDFKIFKEGMSMILD; encoded by the coding sequence ATGCGTAGATTGAAAAAATGGGGATTGATACTTGTAATTCTATATGCTTTAATCACTATTCTAGCTTACAATTTCCAAGAACGTTTAGTATTTTTTCCTTCAAAAATGCCACTTAACCATACTTACGATTTTTGTCAGGATTTTGAGGAAATGAATTTGACTACTAAAGATGGGGCTAAACTAAATGCTGTTCATATAAAACAGGATAATGCGAAGGGTATTATTGTTTACTTTCATGGGAATTCTGGAAATATTTCTCACCTCACACATGTAGCAAATCTTTTTACTAGAAAGGGTTACGAGTCTATTTTGGTTGATTATAGAACCTTTGGTAAAAGCACGGGAAAAATGAGCGAGCAAGCGTTGTATGATGATGCGCAACTCTTCTATAATTATGCTAAAAAGCAGCATGCAGAAGATAAGATTATCATTTACGGAAGGTCTTTTGGTACGGGAGTAGCTACATGGTTGGCTTCAGAAAATAACCCTGAGAAGGTAGTATTGGAGTCTCCCTTTTATAGCGCGGTGGCACTGGGTCAATATCGTTTTCCGTTTTTACCAATAGATTGGTTATCTAACTTCAGGTTTCCTTCTAATGAATTTGTAAAAAAAGTGGATTGCCCAATTTATATATTCCATGGAAAGGAAGATAGCGTAATCCCATTTGAGTCTGCAGAAAAGCTATATAAAGCCATTCCAGGAAAGAATAAGGAATTTTTTGGTGTCCCAAAAGCAGGACATAACTATCTTCAAGATTTTAAAATATTCAAAGAAGGAATGAGTATGATTTTAGATTGA
- the cysM gene encoding cysteine synthase CysM, with product MSHSILDLIGNTPLVESKILNTNPNVKLYFKMEGHNPGGSVKDRAAFNMIKNGLERGDFDKNSKLIEATSGNTGIALAMIAGIYGLDMELVMSEKSTIERVKTMKAYGAKVTLTPADVGIEGARDYAEAKVKNEGYIMMNQFSNDDNWKAHYKSTGPEIWNDTDGKITHFVSSMGTTGTIMGTSTYLKEKNKAIQIVGVQPTDNSSIPGIRKWPKEYLPKIFDAKKVDQTIEVSQEEAKQMAIRLAKEEGIFSGMSSGGAAAAALRLAETLESGIIVSIVCDRGDRYLSSDLFD from the coding sequence ATGTCTCATAGTATTTTAGACCTGATCGGTAATACCCCTTTGGTAGAATCGAAAATATTGAACACGAACCCCAACGTTAAGCTCTATTTTAAAATGGAAGGGCATAACCCTGGTGGCAGTGTAAAAGATCGTGCTGCATTTAATATGATTAAAAACGGACTTGAGCGAGGTGATTTTGATAAAAATTCTAAACTTATTGAGGCAACGAGCGGAAACACAGGTATTGCATTAGCCATGATTGCCGGTATCTATGGTCTTGACATGGAATTGGTAATGTCCGAAAAAAGCACCATCGAACGGGTAAAAACCATGAAGGCTTACGGAGCAAAGGTTACCCTTACCCCTGCCGATGTCGGGATTGAAGGAGCTAGAGATTATGCCGAAGCCAAAGTGAAAAACGAAGGTTACATAATGATGAATCAGTTTTCTAATGATGATAATTGGAAAGCACATTATAAATCTACAGGTCCAGAAATTTGGAACGATACCGATGGAAAAATTACTCATTTTGTTTCTTCTATGGGAACCACAGGCACCATTATGGGCACTTCTACCTATCTAAAGGAGAAGAACAAAGCTATTCAGATTGTTGGTGTTCAACCTACGGATAATTCTAGTATTCCCGGAATTCGAAAATGGCCCAAAGAGTACTTGCCTAAAATTTTTGATGCTAAAAAAGTTGACCAAACTATTGAGGTAAGTCAAGAAGAAGCTAAACAAATGGCTATACGGTTAGCTAAGGAAGAAGGTATCTTTTCTGGCATGAGCAGCGGCGGAGCAGCGGCAGCGGCTTTACGATTGGCAGAAACATTAGAAAGTGGCATTATTGTTTCTATTGTCTGTGACAGAGGCGATCGTTATCTTTCTTCTGACTTATTCGACTAG
- the epsC gene encoding serine O-acetyltransferase EpsC yields MDHTSIIDKINRHKKQPNLRYKLKEKVEEFTNLLFYTLFDIDTPVEKNLDKLELLFDDVVDLACWDTKKPCKKLWENYVEKLPNILERLNLDAEATVNCDPASLSVEEVYMAYPGFYAIVIYRLAHELYFIGFPLVPRLMTEYAHRQTGVDINPGAQIGNSFHIDHGTGVVIGETAIIKEHVKIYQGVTLGGLYVAKHLHSTKRHPTIERNVTIYANATILGGKTVIGENSIIGGNAWLTASVPPNSTVFHTPDIKIKTLPNVS; encoded by the coding sequence ATGGACCATACTTCTATCATTGATAAAATTAATAGGCACAAGAAACAGCCTAATTTAAGATACAAACTAAAAGAAAAGGTTGAAGAGTTTACCAATTTACTCTTTTACACCCTTTTTGATATTGACACACCCGTAGAAAAGAATCTAGACAAACTAGAGCTACTTTTTGATGACGTGGTTGATTTAGCATGTTGGGATACGAAGAAACCCTGTAAAAAACTTTGGGAAAACTACGTTGAAAAACTGCCCAACATACTGGAGCGTCTGAATCTTGATGCGGAAGCAACGGTAAATTGTGATCCTGCGTCATTATCTGTTGAGGAAGTTTATATGGCGTACCCAGGGTTTTACGCCATTGTTATCTATCGTTTAGCTCACGAACTGTATTTCATAGGTTTTCCTTTGGTTCCGAGATTAATGACTGAATATGCGCACCGTCAAACCGGTGTAGACATTAACCCTGGAGCTCAGATAGGAAATTCATTTCATATTGATCATGGTACTGGCGTGGTTATAGGCGAAACTGCAATCATTAAAGAACATGTTAAGATTTATCAGGGTGTAACCTTAGGAGGGCTTTATGTGGCCAAACACTTGCATAGTACCAAACGGCACCCTACTATTGAAAGAAACGTTACCATATACGCAAACGCTACCATACTAGGTGGTAAAACGGTAATTGGCGAGAACTCCATAATTGGAGGTAATGCTTGGTTAACAGCATCGGTTCCCCCTAATTCAACTGTTTTTCACACGCCTGATATTAAAATAAAAACACTACCCAATGTCTCATAG
- a CDS encoding DUF2461 domain-containing protein: MLDPIITKDTLNFLIQLKNYNNREWFTENKPEFKRHEQSVKAFFEAVAVKLGAHDEIERTKMFRIYRDVRFSKDKTPYKSHFAGSFSRAGAQRRGGYYLQIKPGESFLATGFWNPNKEDLLRIRKELEEDASEMREILSEKNLKATWGKLQGDELKTAPKGFDKAHDDIDLIKRKQFIFSRKFTDKEVLSPDFADEVNKTFSTIRPFFDYMSDVLTTNLNGESLLD; this comes from the coding sequence ATGTTAGATCCGATAATTACGAAAGACACGCTCAATTTTTTAATTCAGCTTAAAAATTATAACAACAGAGAATGGTTTACCGAAAACAAACCCGAGTTTAAACGTCACGAACAGAGTGTAAAAGCTTTTTTTGAAGCCGTAGCTGTTAAGCTTGGTGCCCACGATGAGATAGAAAGAACAAAAATGTTTAGAATTTATAGGGATGTTCGCTTTTCTAAGGACAAAACACCTTATAAATCGCATTTTGCAGGTTCTTTTTCCAGGGCAGGAGCCCAAAGACGCGGGGGGTATTATTTACAGATAAAGCCAGGAGAATCATTTTTAGCAACTGGTTTTTGGAATCCAAATAAAGAAGATTTGCTTCGTATTCGTAAAGAATTGGAGGAAGATGCTTCTGAAATGCGAGAAATTCTATCTGAAAAGAACTTGAAGGCTACTTGGGGCAAACTACAGGGCGATGAGCTAAAAACAGCACCCAAAGGTTTTGATAAAGCCCATGACGACATTGATTTGATAAAAAGGAAACAATTCATTTTTAGCCGAAAATTTACGGATAAGGAAGTGCTTTCCCCAGATTTTGCAGATGAAGTCAATAAGACCTTCAGTACAATAAGACCTTTTTTTGACTATATGAGTGACGTGCTCACAACAAATTTAAACGGGGAATCACTGCTAGACTAG
- a CDS encoding glyoxalase — translation MSDRSSILLSIRPEIPSAKITDGMSENERFQNLTLRPILKLQNFMFVAVFKNYIAKHKNSFYELTLEKRLDFIENAIQKDIKFRNSLKGIVIGQFTLEEYEIYIKNSSSLNKRMMSMVVNRLKDQIQLFEQDVLV, via the coding sequence ATGAGCGATCGATCCAGTATTCTCTTAAGCATTCGTCCAGAAATTCCTTCCGCAAAAATTACCGATGGTATGAGCGAAAACGAAAGGTTTCAAAACCTAACCTTACGTCCTATACTTAAGCTGCAAAACTTCATGTTTGTAGCAGTTTTCAAGAATTACATTGCAAAACATAAGAATAGTTTTTATGAACTTACACTAGAGAAACGCTTAGATTTTATTGAAAACGCAATTCAAAAAGACATCAAATTTCGTAATTCTTTAAAAGGAATTGTAATTGGCCAGTTTACCTTGGAAGAGTACGAAATATACATTAAGAACTCTTCTTCTTTAAACAAACGCATGATGAGCATGGTTGTTAACCGCTTAAAAGACCAAATACAGCTCTTTGAACAAGATGTACTAGTCTAG
- a CDS encoding NAD-dependent succinate-semialdehyde dehydrogenase, protein MKESVNPYNGNKLFQFKELENRDLEEKIKASHECFLDWKKTSYEERAKLMFKAAKELRNNKRKYGEIITKEMGKPISQAIAEVEKCAWACDYYAENAEGQLQDEIIKTDAETSYVKYQPLGVILAVMPWNYPFWQVFRFAAPNLMAGNVGILKHASNVMKSAEMIQEVFENAGFPKGCFQNLVLSSDKIKSVIENDLVKAVTLTGSKPAGASVASIAGENIKKSVLELGGSNALIVFDDTNLNETVETCATARFQNVGQSCIAGKRLLVHRSIAEEFTKRYVEKVKSFKVGDPMAEDTYIGVMAREDLAEDLEIQVSDSIEMGAKVVLGGNRKGTYFEPTILAEVTVDMPIFKEETFGPAIGITIFDTDEEAVELSNNSVFGLGVSIFTSNNDRVKNLIPQFNEGAVFVNELVKSDPRLPFGGVGISGYGRELSAHGIKEFLNKKTVYKKH, encoded by the coding sequence ATGAAAGAATCGGTAAATCCATATAACGGAAATAAGTTATTTCAATTTAAAGAATTAGAAAACAGAGATTTAGAAGAAAAAATTAAAGCATCACATGAATGTTTTCTTGATTGGAAAAAGACTTCATATGAAGAGCGTGCAAAGTTGATGTTCAAAGCGGCAAAGGAGCTCCGTAATAACAAAAGGAAGTATGGTGAGATTATCACCAAAGAAATGGGTAAGCCAATTTCTCAAGCCATTGCAGAAGTGGAAAAATGTGCATGGGCATGCGATTACTACGCAGAAAATGCGGAAGGGCAGTTACAAGACGAGATCATAAAGACAGATGCGGAAACCAGCTATGTAAAGTACCAACCTTTGGGTGTGATATTAGCAGTTATGCCTTGGAATTATCCATTTTGGCAGGTTTTCCGTTTTGCAGCTCCTAATTTAATGGCCGGTAATGTGGGTATTTTAAAGCATGCATCAAATGTTATGAAGTCTGCTGAAATGATACAAGAAGTATTTGAGAATGCCGGTTTTCCCAAAGGATGTTTTCAAAACTTGGTACTAAGCAGTGACAAAATTAAATCCGTAATAGAAAATGATCTAGTAAAGGCTGTAACGCTTACGGGAAGTAAGCCAGCAGGAGCTTCAGTTGCTTCTATTGCCGGAGAAAATATAAAAAAATCGGTATTAGAGCTAGGAGGTAGTAACGCTCTAATTGTGTTTGATGATACCAATCTAAACGAAACTGTAGAGACATGTGCTACGGCCCGTTTTCAAAATGTAGGTCAGAGTTGTATTGCTGGTAAGCGCCTTTTGGTGCACAGAAGTATAGCTGAAGAGTTTACCAAGAGGTATGTTGAGAAAGTTAAAAGTTTTAAAGTGGGGGACCCTATGGCCGAAGACACATATATAGGCGTTATGGCCCGTGAGGATTTGGCAGAAGACTTAGAAATACAGGTTTCCGACTCTATTGAAATGGGGGCTAAGGTTGTTTTAGGAGGGAATAGGAAGGGAACCTATTTTGAACCTACCATACTTGCTGAAGTTACTGTGGATATGCCAATTTTTAAGGAGGAAACATTTGGTCCTGCCATAGGAATTACAATTTTTGATACAGATGAAGAAGCTGTTGAACTTTCTAATAACTCCGTATTCGGCTTAGGGGTAAGTATTTTTACTTCAAATAATGATCGTGTAAAAAACCTTATTCCTCAGTTTAACGAAGGTGCTGTTTTCGTTAACGAATTGGTGAAAAGCGACCCAAGGTTACCATTTGGCGGGGTTGGTATTTCGGGTTATGGAAGAGAACTTTCTGCTCATGGTATTAAGGAGTTTTTGAACAAAAAAACGGTATATAAAAAACATTAG